The following coding sequences are from one Spea bombifrons isolate aSpeBom1 chromosome 13, aSpeBom1.2.pri, whole genome shotgun sequence window:
- the LOC128471754 gene encoding antileukoproteinase-like, with translation MKTAYCTAFLLMFSLCVEMGRAQTTVKPGVCPPERYVESTIADTDKWCDTDSECPDDKKCCPHSKGTVCKTPAAERPGTCPPQLRHERRCNDNCTSDSECAPGLKCCLMGCGLTCVPPPGVPDGFCPAAMPGIPICIVPCENCPAGQKCCPRECRDMCVPTVPEKPRTCPAPPSVCIRESHDICDGDKTCPGEQKCCQYKCGQACVPPV, from the exons ATGAAGACAGCGTACTGTACGGCCTTCCTGTTGATGTTCTCGCTATGTGTGGAGATGGGGAGAGCACAGACCACAG TGAAGCCGGGTGTTTGTCCTCCGGAACGATATGTAGAAAGTACCATCGCTGACACCGATAAATGGTGTGACACAGACAGCGAGTGTCCTGATGATAAGAAGTGCTGCCCACACAGCAAAGGAACTGTCTGCAAGACCCCTGCTGCAG AGAGACCCGGAACTTGTCCACCCCAACTAAGACATGAGAGACGTTGTAATGACAACTGTACGTCTGACAGTGAGTGCGCTCCTGGACTGAAATGCTGTCTTATGGGATGTGGACTTACATGCGTGCCACCACCAGGAG TCCCTGATGGCTTTTGTCCAGCTGCTATGCCCGGTATCCCCATCTGTATTGTTCCCTGTGAGAACTGTCCAGCGGGTCAGAAATGCTGTCCACGAGAATGCCGAGACATGTGTGTCCCCACCGTGCCGG aaaaaccCAGAACCTGTCCTGCACCACCTTCCGTGTGCATCCGTGAAAGTCATGACATATGTGATGGAGATAAGACGTGTCCTGGTGAACAGAAGTGTTGTCAATATAAatgtgggcaggcatgtgtgcCACCAGTTTAA